In the Arachis ipaensis cultivar K30076 chromosome B10, Araip1.1, whole genome shotgun sequence genome, one interval contains:
- the LOC107623116 gene encoding glycoprotein 3-alpha-L-fucosyltransferase A, producing the protein MGLVQNLRGSRTESTHEGLPVSSVQLGLVPKRKCSNLMPLVVALVVIAEIAFLGRLDMAENAAMVTDFFYRSRAASVVDGADDLDFGLLVGRTNKKNSESESCEEWLEREDSVTYERDFNKEPVYVTGADQEWKSCAVGCKFGYDGDRTPDAAFGLPQPSGTASVLRSMESAQYYSENNLAMARRRGYKIVMTTSLSSDVPVGYFSWAEYDIMAPVKPKSESALAAAFISNCGARNFRLQALEALEKENIKIDSYGGCHRNHDGRVDKVETLKRYKFSLAFENSNEEDYVTEKFFQSLVAGTVPVVVGAPNIQDFAPAPGSILHIKEIQDVESVAKTMKYLAENPEAFNQSLRWKYEGPSDSFKALVDMAAVHSSCRLCIHLATTIREKEEKSPDFKKRPCKCTRGSETVYHIYVRERGRFEMESIYLRSNNLTLEALKNAILLKFRSLNHEPVWNPERPKVLGGGNELKVYKVYPVGLTQRQALYSFSFNGDADFTSHLESNPCAKFEVIFV; encoded by the exons ATGGGTCTCGTGCAGAACCTGCGAGGCTCGAGAACCGAGTCAACTCACGAAGGTTTACCGGTTTCATCGGTTCAATTGGGTTTGGTTCCGAAGCGGAAATGTTCGAATCTAATGCCTCTTGTGGTGGCACTTGTGGTCATTGCGGAGATCGCGTTTTTAGGGAGGCTCGACATGGCGGAGAACGCAGCTATGGTCACTGACTTTTTCTACCGGTCACGTGCTGCGTCCGTGGTGGATGGTGCTGATGATTTAGATTTTGGTTTGCTTGTTGGtagaactaataaaaagaattcgGAATCAGAGAGCTGCGAAGAGTGGTTGGAGAGAGAAGATTCTGTAACGTATGAAAGGGATTTTAACAAGGAACCTGTTTATGTCACTGGAGCTGACCAG GAGTGGAAATCATGTGCGGTGGGATGCAAATTTGGTTATGATGGGGATAGGACACCTGATGCTGCATTTGGGCTACCTCAACCATCTGGAACAGCTAGTGTGTTACGATCGATGGAATCCGCACAATACTACTCAGAGAACAATCTTGCAATGGCACGACG GAGGGGATATAAAATTGTAATGACAACCAGTCTATCATCTGATGTTCCTGTTGGATATTTCTCATGGGCTGAGTATGACATCATGGCACCCGTGAAGCCAAAAAGTGAAAGTGCTCTAGCAGCTGCATTCATTTCTAATTGTGGTGCTCGAAATTTTCGGTTGCAAGCTCTTGAAGCCCTTGaaaaagaaaacatcaagattGATTCTTATGGCGGTTGTCATAGGAACCATGATGGAAGAG TGGACAAAGTGGAAACCCTGAAGCGCTACAAATTTAGTTTAGCCTTTGAAAATTCTAATGAGGAGGATTATGTAACTGAAAAATTCTTCCAATCCCTTGTTGCTG GAACTGTTCCTGTGGTTGTTGGTGCTCCAAATATTCAGGATTTCGCTCCTGCTCCTGGGTCAATTTTACATATTAAAGAGATACAAGATGTTGAGTCTGTAGCCAAAACCATGAAATATCTAGCAGAAAATCCTGAAGCATTTAATCAATCACTGAG GTGGAAGTATGAGGGCCCCTCTGATTCTTTCAAGGCCCTTGTGGATATGGCAGCCGTGCATTCATCTTGTCGTCTTTGCATTCACTTGGCCACCACTATcagagagaaggaagagaagagCCCAGACTTCAAGAAGCGTCCTTGCAAATGCACTCGTGGGTCAGAAACTGTATATCATATCTATGTGAGGGAAAGGGGAAGATTTGAAATGGAGTCCATTTACTTAAG GTCAAACAATTTAACTCTGGAAGCATTGAAGAATGCTATTCTTTTGAAGTTCAGATCCCTGAATCATGAACCTGTATGGAACCCAGAAAGACCTAAAGTTCTAGGCGGAGGCAACGAACTAAAAGTTTACAAAGTATACCCAGTCGGCCTGACGCAGAGGCAAGCACTTTATTCCTTCAGCTTCAACGGAGACGCGGATTTCACGTCTCACTTGGAAAGCAATCCATGTGCCAAGTTTGAAGTCATTTTTGTGTAG